GAAATCATTTTCACATATTTTGAACTTAACTATCAAATAGCTAGAAAAGTATCACATTCATgcaactttttatttattttgtcttttattacTCAATACGTGTTGCAATAATTTTAGATGATTATGTAAAATCTTGTACAAAATAACTCGGGATACATCcataaactaatatatatatatgtgtgtgtgtgtgccAAAACTTTATAAATTGAGTTGATTACACATTTTAAAGCGCTCACCCAACTCAAAATTTAGTGTCTAAATTATGAGTCATTAAGAGTATAAAGAATAATGTAATATTGTTTGATTTAATATACAGTttaagaaagtttttttttcaaaagaaaaaaaaaaagattgtgattttttaacataatattttttttgtaaaatttatgattttaaatatttcatagtATTTGTGTGAGTATAAAAATTTTCATCAAAGGATTAAAAGGAAAGTTTAagttaatctttttttaaaaaaaataaataaaagctGTCCCTCTTTTttgtaacaaattaaaaagaaaatattgtcaATGAGAAAAGTACTTTTGGGACAAGTGCACAAATAGCCTGTTTTGGGACCATATTTAATGCTTAGCCAAAATTTATTACTCCCTCggattaaaaaagaatgacttaaTTTGACTTGAAACGGGgtttaacaaaagaaataaaactttttaatcttgtggttataaattaaagttatgtcaaatgtaccaaaatgtcattttatCTTGTTGCtctaaacatgccacgtggaaagttaaagttaaattgttgcCAAAAATAGAAaggggtcattcttttttaaacatactaaaaagaaaattgggacattctttttgaaacagagggagtattatttttatatatgtgtAAATTTAGCCATTTTGGAATCAACCCCAGATATAGACggttgaagttaaaaaaaaaaaatcgcatccaaagttatataaatttatctaatatttatcatatttgtgcaattaaacttataatttttcGTTTGAGCTTTAGACATACACATTGAAAATTGGCTACTTCGaacatttttatttgatgttttaataTGTCAATCCCAAACTTTCAGTAAATTACATCCAATGACTAAAAATAAGCGACCTTGAACTTTTGATCCTCATTTGCATCTTGACCAAGTCTTTAAGATAAAAAGTAAAAGTTATTATACTTGAAGTTTTGTATATGGACAAGTGAAGTCAAAAGTTAAGACTATTCATTCAACGTCAAACttaaaatgttttgaaaaatatttttttaatagcctttaatttaagaaaaatgacttatccatcaaaactcaaaagtagggaaaacatttttctaaaCTCTCTTTCAACCTCACCATTTAATCCATCCAAACGCCCCTCACCCCCTAGCACCTAAAACCTACCACCTCGTAATACAACCTGCCCTGCCCCGCCCCCAACCAACTTGGGACTCAACCCAACATTGCCTAGAGACCTGCCCCAAACTGGGAACCAACCCGAAACTTAACCCCAATCGAATCCTAACTCGAAATTTAATGCCCGACCTGAGACCCTCCCCTACTCGAAACTCGACCAGGACTCGTGACCCAATTACTCCTGACCGTAAATTGAGATTGGATTCGACACCGACTTCAAACTCGATCTCATCTGAGACTCGACTTAATTGGTTGGTGTCAGGGTCTGGGTGAGATTGAGGTCGGGTCTCAAATTTGGAATCGAATATCGAGATCAAGTCTCAATAGGGGTCAAGACAGAATTGTAAGATCTCACGAtcagaatttaaaaaaatcaattataactCAATAGAATCAAAATTGACTACAAAATGCACTTTCTAGTACTTTTCATCTTCAAGCTAGTTTGGATAAGAAATTTGCATTGTCCCCTTAAACTACATCATCAACACCTCTAAGAAGCActctatataatatataatatacttATTTTTCATATGATAAAGTAGTAATAAAACATTCTTTATATAgatagaaactaaaaaaaaaaaaaaaacctatccTAATCAAGAAGCAGGATTGCACACCCAAACCAACAAGGAATTGTGGGAGAGGTTTTGAGTTTGAGTTCCCTTAGGTATGAAATTGTTCTTATTAGGGAGCGTTTTTTttcaatgtgagactttttagCGCAAATCTAAATTTAGACGGCTCCAATGTGGATAACGAAtactgaaaaaagaaaaaaaaacattgcacaccaaaaaaaatttcgGACGCAGCGTCACTTGCCTAACTCCTGTTTCGTCGCTATCCCAAAAGCAAAACCTCCACgttttactattttatctttctatatacaaaaaaatcaccaaaatcaagaacaaGAAGAACCCACCAACTTCAAGAAAATGGATGAATTCAAAGTAGACAAATGGGGTTATCAAGTGAAGACTAGTTCTGATTCTTGCATATCTGCCATCAATTCTTACTATCATCAGGTACccttttcatattttcttgatttttattagtATGAGTAAAAAAGATAAGATTTTTATCAGTATTGAGTAAAAAGATTagatttttattgattttgggTTTATGTGAACTTTGATTCTTGAGGTTTGGTCAGGTACTTAGCTATGGAAGAGATAGGTCAGTTATATTGGAAGCTCCTAAACAAGACCCAACTTGTGTTTTGGCTAATATTTTGGCTGCTCATTTTCTTTGCTCTGCTGATTCTTCGCGTGCTATGCTACTTCTTGAAGCTGCCAAGTCTTGTCTAGTACAAATTTTGCAACTTTTTTGGGTGCATTTTGGTTTGTCTTTTTGTATTTGGGAGTTTGGTTTTACTTATTTGTTgttaattttctttgtttaggaACAAGCTAGCTTGTATGAGAAAGTGGTTTTTGAGGCAGTAAGTTATTTGATTTTACCTAATAGAGATGATGATGTGGCTGTTGAACTACACTTAAAGGTAGGTTCTTTTATTgctgtttattttgtttttgatcTTATGTTCTACTACAATGGTGTCTTGTTAGCTTCTGATTATGATAGTTGTAATAGTTTCAATTAGCTAGTAAAAGGGCAGTCCGGTGCACTAAGCTCTCGCTATGCGCAGGGTCCGGGGAAGGGTTGAACCACAAGGGTCTATTGTATGCAACTTTATCCTCCATTTATGCAAGAGACTGTTCCCACGGCTGGAACCCGTGACCTAGTTTCAATTAGCTAGTATGCCCAACAAATCATAGTGTGTCAAAGTTTATCTCTCTAATATTCCATTTTTCAGAACCATATGATTGTAAATAGTTCTATCCATTCTTCTGTGTTATGTTCTTTTGACAACTCCAATTATCATGTGAATCCCAGTTCAATTTCATCAGACAGTGACTGTTATTAAGCGATCTTTTGAGAATTCAAATTTGGTCTTCACTGAATCAGAAAATATCCTGTCAAGTAGTATCTGATTTTGTTGGTCTTTggcataaaataattaaaaatctgtTACTTTAAAACCATAAGGATGTTGTATTAAGATGGACTTGTCAAAACGAAAAGGACAAATAGTAGGTGGTGTCAGTTGTAATCGTGTATCCATTTTAGTATCTTTATGAGTTTGCTTTGATAATCTCAGCATAATATCTTGATTGATATATGCATTGCCTATTTGCAGCTGCTTAAGGATTTCCCAAGAGATCTGATTACGCTAAAGCGAGCTCAAGTGCTCTCTTTCTACATGGGTCGCCCTGATTTGTCTCTGAAACTTGTTGAACAGGTTCATACTATGTTGACTAAATATTGCCTTGACTTCTTCCTCTCCTAGACAActtaagaaacaaaaacaataaaataaatatgtaataACTTGTATCAGATATAATATCTGGAGGTTTAATATCCATCATAGGAGTGACTAATGTAgtcatttctttaaaaatgagTTCAGATTCCTTTTATGCAATTCTTCCTAGTAAAGTTTCTTTGATTTTGTCCTACAGGTCCTACCAGTAAATAAACACGAAAGTTACATTTATGGCATGCTCGCATTTCCCCTATTAGAGCTTGGTCGATATGTGGAGGCAAAAGAAGCTGCAAAGAAAGGCTTTGAGATTGATAGTGAAGATGCCTGGACACACCATGCTGTGAGTTACTCCTGTTTGCAAGTTACTCTTTCCTTTATAGCTGATACAAGCACATTTGTGGTATTATACATGCTTGAGTTTACTCCGCAAAATTTATCAACTATAAGTATTTCTATGCCTCAATACCAAACTAGTTGGATTGGCTCTGTCAAAAAGCTTGCTTATCCCTATATTTCCATGTAAGTATCTAACCAAACTAGGAAGTGGTTACAAAGGCTGCTGGCAAACACCAGACCAAGCTAGTGACAATCTTCTGCACAGAACAAACTGTGTAATTGTACCATCAACCATTAACCTCTATCCCAACTAGTGAAATATCCATTGCACATAACATACTTTTTATTGCTAGTCCAGTCATCATAATACTGCGGATATTTAACAAAGGTCCCATTTCTATTCTTCCAATTTTCAAATTCCTATCCTATATGGCAGGCTATCTCTCATCTAATCATTTGTTGTCAATCCAGCTAGCTAACCTTATGTCAAAATAGTGCCGTTAATCTTACTGAGCATTTGAGGGAATCTCTTCCTGTTGTTTTATCCtagaagaaaaacaataaacatggacataattttttattgtgattGAATAGGCGGTGTAGTTTGTATCATTTTGTTGGCGGAGGAAATGCATTTTATTCATTCACTGATATTCTAGTATActatttttttgcttattttatcACAATCTCCTTGCAGCTCTGTCATGTTTATCAGTATGAGTGTCGTTTTAAAGAAGCAGTACAATTTATGGAGGAGTGCTCAAGAACCTGGAGTTCTTTGTCATCTTTTATGTATGCACAGAATCTGATAAAAGCACTCCTAGTTCGGTTCTGAATATAGTATTTTTAAAAGCTAACCATTAGGATATTGCAGGTATACACACAATTGGTGGCACGTTGCGCTTTGTTATATGGAAGGTCATTCGCCCATGGAAAAAGTAAGAGATGTTTATGATCAAAACATCTGGAAAGAGTTGGAAAGAATTGATGCTAGTCCATCCGAAGTAAGTTAGTTGTTTGTAGTCAAAGAACATTTTAGTTCTTTCAATATGCTGAGAGTTACATTTTTCTTCGCATGCAGGTGTACTTGAATGCTGTTGGTTTGTTACTCCGGGTATATCTACGAGGTGGGATTAATATATTTGGGGACCGTTTAAAGATCCTAGCTGATTGTCTGACAGATAAAGTGAGTTCAGGTGCAGAAGCATGTTAATTTCTCTTTTTAGGTTATAGGATAATTGCATGCATATTCATTTAAGTTGGGATATGTTGGTCCTTCCTACTTTTGAGATGTGAAAACTTGGGTAACAAGCTAGTTCGTTTAGCTAATCATCAAAGACTTCATGAAAAAATATGGAACAAATTTGATATACTTGTTCTTATTGTGAAATGGAAGGTGGCAATTTAAGTATATTTAACAATAGATGCTTTCAGAAAGCTCCTCCGTAACCCCTTACTAAATAGTATAATACTGATGAAGAATATCTTCAATCAGTTGAGAAAATGGATTAATGACATGTATCGGGTTTCATTCTTTCagtgtcattttctttttcatgaatCATTTCCTTTCAGATTAATGTTAATGATACTTTGGATTGGAACTGTAAATTTGATCTGCATTACTATGAACTTCTATTTAGCAATTACATTGTGCGGTCCTCTTCCCCTTCTGTCTATACAATGTAATACAAACTAAATGTTCTGTGTCTTTGTGCTGCCACTGCTATATTAGGCTTTCTGGTATCTTGAATGGCACCTGGATGTATTGGTATTATGGGCCCTATCCTGTACAGGTGAAGTTTCTAAAGCAGAAGAGTTACTCGAGGGTTTAAAATACAGGTCAGGACGGATTTAGCACTCTTTCCAATTTCATAAACCATGCTGTGTCCAACCACTCACTCTGATAATTTTGTGCTCTTCCTGTAGAATTTCTGCCATGACCAAGAAAAAACGAGAATATATGCAGAGAGCTGTGCTGGTTtgtccctttttcttttttctatttactGCATAACTTCTTGGAGAAGTACTCACACTTCACAGCTTCTTTCCTCTTTCAATAgcaaaatattcttttttatttaatactaaAAGATTTTCCTAATGCATTTTACTGTCTTTATAACTTAGGCCTTTTTTTTAGATCCAAAGGATTCATTCTGCTGCTACTTTAGAATTTAGATGAGGATCATGGTTTCTGAGGGAGATGAAAACATATTACTGTTTAAACTTACtcccattttaatttgtttgtttggtttaACTTGACACgctaagaaagtaaagaaaacttttgaattttgtgatcaCTAAAGATGCGTAGAAggtaccaaaatgtcctttaatctgGTCTCCTTAAACATAAACATGCCATGTTGAAAGTTCGAATAAAAGAGTTGCCAAAAAAAGGAAGGcattctttttaaaacggactaaaaaggaaagtaagacaaacaaattttaACGGAGGGAGTATTGATTATTCTATTGCTTAAGATTCTCATGCCTATCACATCTTTGAAAACATTGATTCATTTAATAATCGTACGCTTGATATTTGATAGATAAAAAgcgtttctttcaatttttaacttttaattctttccttatattttattttagcttGCAGAAGCGTTATTCGAATATGGTAAGGGTGAAAATGATCGGGCATTGGAATTGCTCGGACAAACATTTGATGCCATTGACTACAAGGTAGTTTGAACATAACAACAAGGGGGACTTCTGTAGTTTATttagcattatttttatatgtttcatGAATGATTAGCAAAATACTACTTTGTGCAGATTATTGGAGCGTCAGACGAACAGCTTGACGTTTTCAATGAAGTTTGGATCACTATGTTGCTAAACAGTGGTCAGGCTACAAAAGGTAGATCATTTAGCTtctattttgaaagaaattctTTTTAGAAGTTTCCGGGGGTGGTGGTGGTTTTTATTCCTGTAAAATGGAGTATGGCCTCTTTaagaacatcaacaacaacattcccAATGAATCCCACAAATGAGGTCTGGGATGATTAggatgtacgcagaccttacccctacctttgtgagGCAGGAAGGTTGTCTCTAATAGACCGTCAGCTCAAAAGAAGAGTATTCAAAGTAGGTTGCGAGAAAAAGTATGGCGTCTTTGATAAGGAAGGAAATTTGATCCTAGGATCTCTCTGCTACCCTTTAAACCTCACTCTTTGGTATACACTTATTTTTGTCTACTCTTAAAAGTTCTTAGTCACTTATCCTTTAGCTGTGGTTTTGGAACTGGCAGCTATTGAGGCAATAGAGAAGCAGCTAAAAAAGAGGGAAGGAACCCCATTCTTGTGGCGCCTCCTGGTATGTCTTGGCTCTCTGCTCCATAATTTTAGCTTCTAAGCTGAGTAGATTGTTCAGGAATAACTGCCCTTTTCACTGCCATCTCTTAGGATTAGCACTCCTTAACCAGGTGTTTCAATTGCCTCACATAAGCCTTTATTCTTTTCTAGCATGCTTCGACAAATCAAATCGATAATGGCCTGTCAAATACGTACCTCGTGGATTGCACTTTCCACTATGAATTACTGTTTACCTTGACTTTGTATCTCCAAATTCTGCAGTAAATTTGCAGTGTTTTATGTAATAATATGGAGGTAAAATGGAAAAATGTACCAATAAACAGTGTTCTTTCATGTACTTATGCAAATTATAAGTATAAGCACATTCCAACTATAAAATATCATATGCTTCAATGATCCATTTTTAATGTCCTCATAAGGTTTCTAAAGGCTCAAATTTGATGCTATCAAGTTGCAAGGCATAGATTCTAGTTGCATGTAGAATGAAAACTATAGTAGATTGAATGAGAAGCTTTTTCTGTTCTTTTATTAGTTGATTTATGTATCGGATTCCATTCACCCTACAATTGAGAATAATGATTGGCTCTATCTATAAAGATTTTGAATTCGTTCACAATGATCAAATTATATTTGGTCTTGTTTCCACCTTTCTAGTCATTCTCGGTAAATCCTTGTTGATCTTTCTCTCTCTTGCTCGACAAACCAACTTTTCAAGCCTTGATTTGTCCTCCGCGACAAGGAATTGGATTATAATGTATTACTGTTGCTTGTTGGTTCAGGAAAAAGGTTATTCATCATTGTCAAGAAACCAAGAAGCTATAGAAGCAGGCAAAAAAGCTCAGTCATTGGAAGGTGCATACTTCAATTAATCTTGGCAAAGGGATGATAACTATCCAAAATAAACTCTCATCCACCTCTTAATGTTAGTGATTTTCACTTCTTGTatccctcttttctcctctagTAGAATGTGTAGTAAAGTTTCTCCATGTTGTGTATTTTATAAGCAGTGTCCCCCAAGCCAATTCTATCGTTGGTGGTCGGAGACACTTGTAGCGAGTACAAGAAGAAAACTCGGAAATCTTAAATAATCTCTTTTTTTCATAACGGTGGTGTTCAGATCAGATTGTTGTTGATTGTTGTACCTTAACTACTATTTTACCGAGTACATGTTATCTTTCACCAGCACAGATAGAGAATAAACTACAAAATCTTGAATAAATGAGTAATATTTTGATTTGGCAATGAAATGGTACATGCCGTAAGGCTGGGCACCCGACCGGAACGGGACGGTTTGACCGGGTTGTTGACCGGTACCGAGATGAACCGGACCGGAACTACCGGGATGGAGGTTCAGTTccgtcccgtcccactatataccgGGATAGAACCGGGACGGACCGGAACGGGATGGGATAAATGGGACGGCacatatagctatttcaaaaaataattattttttttgagttattttgaattacgaaaatacgaatgtttttttttatttttctaagttatattagtttataatatttaagttttaaaatttataataattttacttaagtttattttaaagatattttttttaatttttacgtatataagtttgtaagtttaagtttaataaagtttttttttttagtttttgagcttatgtagttatgttataagttgaaagatttgaatcttttgaagtttataagtaattaagttatacttataacttgtaagttaaataacttaagtttgtaatttaaaaaaaattaaataaacaaaaaagaatgctaataaaagtaaataatgaaaaaaatattattttttattttaattaaaaatgatttaccgGGACCGGACCGGAACGAAACGGAACCGGAATGAACCGGTACCGGTATACCGGTACCAAATCATGATACCGTTCCATTCCGTGTACCGGTTCAATGTATCCCGTCCCGTCCCGAATACTATCGGACCGGAACAGACCGGAATGGTACCGGAACGGACCAGAATGGTACCGGTACAACCCGttccggtgcccagccttagTACATGGTATAGCAGTTGTGATTTTGAGGGGACCTAACGTAATTGACTAGTAGATGTGCCATCATGTTGGCCAATAATGTTTGTACTATCTAACTCACAAGGTGACCTTACATTATTCCTTGTCCCTTTTGCCAAAATTACTTGCTAAAAAGTCAAATTGATCCATGTGGATGTTTCCCAAATAGAAATTCAAAACTTAGATAGCtccaattttttgttgaaaatgacATGAAAATAGTCACTAATGGTAGTGACTAGTttgttttgacttaaaaaaacagttttttaagttaaaaataaaaaatcaaattgaaataacttttaagttaaaataaaaaatagggagagacgtacttttaatttttgacttatttaaagtcatttaaacttattttaagttaattttgacCTTGTAAAACGCTttgtaacttattttaaattattttttatatttgtcaaacacttccaaaaatcaaaaactaacttataagtcaatccaaacaccctcttaaTTTTTCATAGTTCCCTTcaaatctaataaaaaaatattcgaCTTAACCTGTTTAGTGTATACTTGAGGGACTATTTCGAACCTACCATCAAATATaaggaaactttttttttcattttctctcacAACTAGAGTAAATATAGCATCTGATGAATGCACAATATTTAGTGTCTTAAAACAATAATCAAAATTGCAAGTTCTTGTTTAAGCATTGAGTTTTGAGTATTAACATCTGCAACTATTATCATAGACAAGTCAAGAAACAAAAAGTAAATTCACAAGCAGTAAAAAAAGTGGGATATATTAACATTCCATTTTACCACAATCAAACAAATACTTCAACTGACACCTTTTCAGTCCAAAGTCCCCCCAACCCCACCCATCCCACACACATGTACAATACACATTTACACTTTAACAGATGATTATTCAATGAGATGTTGGTACCTAAGAACCACACTATATCGGCCACCTCTCGTCAACACAATTATCGTACACACAATATGATCATTCTATCTAATACCTGACTATTTCTAATCAGTATAGATATCGATTAACACTGTCTACCAAATAATCGATTAATTAGTCAATTAGACCAATCCCATCAGGTACCACCATGTTACTAGAATTTGAAGTCCTCAAAATACCACCACTTCCAACTCCTCTTGTCCTTGCCCTTATCCTTCTCAATTCTGCCACCACATCTCTTGAATCAGGCCGATCATCCTTATCGGCCGCTACACAACGGAACGCGAGCTCAGCCACTGCGCCGACGCCTTCCATTGCTTCACCATCCACCACCAAAAAAGGGTCCACAACTTGCTGCAACAACCCCATTTGAATTCTTGAAACTACCATATCAGCCAATGCCATTTCCCTCTTCTCCCTCTTTTGGTCTACAGCTTTCATCCCTGTTATTAGTTCCAACAACACAACACCAAAGCTATATATATCACTTTTTTCGTTCAATCTAAACGACTTGTGATAATCAGGATCTAAATAGCCAGGAGTTCCTTGTGGACCTGTCCAAACTTCACTAGTAGAATCACCAGATGCTACTGATGTATCTGTGCATACTAAGAGTCTTGATAGCCCAAAGTCACCAACTTTTACCCTCATATCTTTTTCTACAAAAATGTTGGCTGATGTAATATCTCTATGAACTATAGGTGGAACAACAGAGAAATGCAAGTACTCAATTGCCATTGCAATTTGTAGTGCTATATCAACTCTTAAAGTCCATGTTAAAGAACCTTTTTTGTACAAATTCTTGTTACCATGAAGATGGTCAGCAAGAGTACCATTTGGTACATAGTCATAAACCAAAAGAAGCCCTCTTGGATCACTACAATAGCCATGAAGTTTGACT
The DNA window shown above is from Solanum stenotomum isolate F172 chromosome 6, ASM1918654v1, whole genome shotgun sequence and carries:
- the LOC125867349 gene encoding uncharacterized protein LOC125867349 isoform X2, translating into MDEFKVDKWGYQVKTSSDSCISAINSYYHQVLSYGRDRSVILEAPKQDPTCVLANILAAHFLCSADSSRAMLLLEAAKSCLEQASLYEKVVFEAVSYLILPNRDDDVAVELHLKLLKDFPRDLITLKRAQVLSFYMGRPDLSLKLVEQVLPVNKHESYIYGMLAFPLLELGRYVEAKEAAKKGFEIDSEDAWTHHALCHVYQYECRFKEAVQFMEECSRTWSSLSSFMYTHNWWHVALCYMEGHSPMEKVRDVYDQNIWKELERIDASPSEVYLNAVGLLLRVYLRGGINIFGDRLKILADCLTDKAFWYLEWHLDVLVLWALSCTGEVSKAEELLEGLKYRISAMTKKKREYMQRAVLLAEALFEYGKGENDRALELLGQTFDAIDYKIIGASDEQLDVFNEVWITMLLNSGQATKAIEAIEKQLKKREGTPFLWRLLEKGYSSLSRNQEAIEAGKKAQSLEGAYFN
- the LOC125867349 gene encoding uncharacterized protein LOC125867349 isoform X1, which gives rise to MDEFKVDKWGYQVKTSSDSCISAINSYYHQVLSYGRDRSVILEAPKQDPTCVLANILAAHFLCSADSSRAMLLLEAAKSCLEQASLYEKVVFEAVSYLILPNRDDDVAVELHLKLLKDFPRDLITLKRAQVLSFYMGRPDLSLKLVEQVLPVNKHESYIYGMLAFPLLELGRYVEAKEAAKKGFEIDSEDAWTHHALCHVYQYECRFKEAVQFMEECSRTWSSLSSFMYTHNWWHVALCYMEGHSPMEKVRDVYDQNIWKELERIDASPSEVYLNAVGLLLRVYLRGGINIFGDRLKILADCLTDKAFWYLEWHLDVLVLWALSCTGEVSKAEELLEGLKYRISAMTKKKREYMQRAVLKRYSNMVRVKMIGHWNCSDKHLMPLTTRLLERQTNSLTFSMKFGSLCC